Genomic segment of Coffea arabica cultivar ET-39 chromosome 1e, Coffea Arabica ET-39 HiFi, whole genome shotgun sequence:
TCCAAGCCGAGAGTGTTtgttcaaaaccctaacccgaGAATTCCTCTTCAGCACATACTGCTCGTCATAAGTAGGAGGCGGCAGCTTCTCGAGCCACTCCTGAGCGATGTGGACCTCGCACTCAGCCGAGCAAGCGTCAATCTCCTCAAGCCGGTGGGAAGCCGGGTCGATTAAGCCGTGGTTAGCCAAAGCTTTTAGGAGAGTTTGACCCGAGAGACCGACTACTTCTCGCTTAATGCCGTCCGGATCGACTACGGAAAGCTTGACGATGCGATCCGCAACCTTAGCTGAGGGGGATGAGGAAAGGGAGGCGGAAGAGCGGTTGATTATGGCTCTGGAGCAAAGGGATAAGGAGGGGCTTTTGGAGACCTGAGAAGCGAGTCTCTGCAGAGCTGCGATCGCCATTGTTGCTGTTGGAGGACTGGAAGAAGGTCCGAGGGTTTCATAAAATGGGAAATTTACCTTTGTTAAAAGCGCGCAATTTGATATTC
This window contains:
- the LOC113712984 gene encoding uncharacterized protein, giving the protein MAIAALQRLASQVSKSPSLSLCSRAIINRSSASLSSSPSAKVADRIVKLSVVDPDGIKREVVGLSGQTLLKALANHGLIDPASHRLEEIDACSAECEVHIAQEWLEKLPPPTYDEQYVLKRNSRVRVLNKHSRLGCQVVLTPELQGMVVALPEPKPWDIP